TCAAGCGCCGCCCAAAACTCTGCGTTATTCATTTCAAACGCTTCTCGATGAATGCCAGAAACGCGTCGGCCTGTTCCTTTAAAAACGGCGCGCTGTCGGTCAGCTTCAAATTGCCGTTTTCATCCGCCTGCTTGGACACTCTCGGAATCGTCAGGCGCGGGTCATTCATCACGTCCATATCCAAAAAACTGATGAGTGTCACGAGGTGATCCTGAGCCGTGACCGTACCGCCCATGCCGAGCGACGC
This sequence is a window from Oscillospiraceae bacterium. Protein-coding genes within it:
- a CDS encoding NAD(P)H-dependent oxidoreductase, with the translated sequence ASLGMGGTVTAQDHLVTLISFLDMDVMNDPRLTIPRVSKQADENGNLKLTDSAPFLKEQADAFLAFIEKRLK